Proteins encoded in a region of the Suricata suricatta isolate VVHF042 chromosome 10, meerkat_22Aug2017_6uvM2_HiC, whole genome shotgun sequence genome:
- the RBMS2 gene encoding RNA-binding motif, single-stranded-interacting protein 2 isoform X1 has product MLLSVTSRPGISTFGYNKNNKKPYVSLSQQMAPPSPSSSTPNSSNGSNGNDQLSKTNLYIRGLQPGTTDQDLVKLCQSYGKIVSTKAILDKSTNKCKGYGFVDFDSPSAAQKAVTALKASGVQAQMAKQQEQDPTNLYISNLPLSMDEQELEGMLKPFGQVISTRILRDTTGTSRGVGFARMESTEKCEAIITHFNGKYIKTPAGVPAPSDPLLCKFADGGPKKRQNQGKYVQNGRAWPRNGDVGGMALTYDPTTALQNGFYPAPYNIAPNRMLAQSALSPYLPSPVSSYQRVTQTSPAQVPPPSWMHHQSYLVQPSGSVLTPGMDHPISLQPASMMGPLAQQLGHLSLSGTGTYMPAAAALQGAYISQYTPVPPAGVSAEESSGQQNQATVDAPSDHGVYSFQFNK; this is encoded by the exons CCGTATGTGTCATTGTCTCAGCAAATGGCACCACCTAGTCCAAGCAGCAGTACCCCTAACAGCAGCAATGGGAGCAATGGAAATGACCAGCTGAGCAAAACCAACCTCTATATCCGGGGATTGCAACCAGGCACTACTGACCAGGACCTTGTCAAATTGTGCCAGTC atATGGCAAGATTGTCTCCACTAAGGCCATACTGGACAAGAGTACAAACAAATGCAAAG GCTATGGCTTTGTGGACTTTGACAGTCCTTCGGCAGCACAGAAAGCTGTCACAGCACTGAAAGCCAGTGGGGTGCAGGCACAGATGGCAAAG CAACAGGAACAGGACCCCACAAATTTATACATATCAAACCTTCCACTATCAATGGATGAGCAAGAACTGGAGGGGATGCTGAAGCCCTTTGGCCAGGTTATCTCCACTCGAATCCTTCGAGATACCACTGGGACCAGCAGAGGGGTTGGCTTTGCAAG GATGGAGTCCACAGAGAAGTGTGAGGCCATCATCACCCActttaatggaaaatatattaagaCGCCTGCTGGAGTACCAG CCCCATCCGATCCCTTGCTTTGCAAATTTGCTGATGGCGGTCCAAAGAAGCGACAGAACCAaggaaaatatgtgcaaaatggACGGGCCTGGCCCAGGAATGGAGATGTG GGTGGTATGGCCTTGACCTATGATCCCACCACAGCTCTTCAGAATGG GTTTTACCCAGCTCCTTATAACATCGCCCCCAACAGGATGCTTGCTCAGTCTGCACTCTCCCCATATCTTCCATCTCCTGTGTCTTCATATCAG AGAGTAACTCAGACATCTCCTGCGCAAGTACCCCCCCCATCTTGGATGCACCACCAGTCATACCTCGTGCAGCCTTCA GGTTCAGTTCTGACACCGGGGATGGATCACCCCATTTCTCTCCAGCCTGCCTCCATGATGGGACCTCTTGCCCAGCAGCTGGGCCACCTCTCCCTCAGCGGCACAGGCACG TACATGCCGGCGGCTGCTGCTTTGCAAGGAGCGTACATCTCCCAGTACACGCCTGTGCCGCCGGCCGGTGTCTCAGCCGAG GAGAGCAGCGGCCAGCAGAATCAGGCGACAGTGGATGCTCCCTCAGACCACGGGGTCTACTCTTTCCAGTTCAACAAGTAA
- the RBMS2 gene encoding RNA-binding motif, single-stranded-interacting protein 2 isoform X2 produces the protein MAPPSPSSSTPNSSNGSNGNDQLSKTNLYIRGLQPGTTDQDLVKLCQSYGKIVSTKAILDKSTNKCKGYGFVDFDSPSAAQKAVTALKASGVQAQMAKQQEQDPTNLYISNLPLSMDEQELEGMLKPFGQVISTRILRDTTGTSRGVGFARMESTEKCEAIITHFNGKYIKTPAGVPAPSDPLLCKFADGGPKKRQNQGKYVQNGRAWPRNGDVGGMALTYDPTTALQNGFYPAPYNIAPNRMLAQSALSPYLPSPVSSYQRVTQTSPAQVPPPSWMHHQSYLVQPSGSVLTPGMDHPISLQPASMMGPLAQQLGHLSLSGTGTYMPAAAALQGAYISQYTPVPPAGVSAEESSGQQNQATVDAPSDHGVYSFQFNK, from the exons ATGGCACCACCTAGTCCAAGCAGCAGTACCCCTAACAGCAGCAATGGGAGCAATGGAAATGACCAGCTGAGCAAAACCAACCTCTATATCCGGGGATTGCAACCAGGCACTACTGACCAGGACCTTGTCAAATTGTGCCAGTC atATGGCAAGATTGTCTCCACTAAGGCCATACTGGACAAGAGTACAAACAAATGCAAAG GCTATGGCTTTGTGGACTTTGACAGTCCTTCGGCAGCACAGAAAGCTGTCACAGCACTGAAAGCCAGTGGGGTGCAGGCACAGATGGCAAAG CAACAGGAACAGGACCCCACAAATTTATACATATCAAACCTTCCACTATCAATGGATGAGCAAGAACTGGAGGGGATGCTGAAGCCCTTTGGCCAGGTTATCTCCACTCGAATCCTTCGAGATACCACTGGGACCAGCAGAGGGGTTGGCTTTGCAAG GATGGAGTCCACAGAGAAGTGTGAGGCCATCATCACCCActttaatggaaaatatattaagaCGCCTGCTGGAGTACCAG CCCCATCCGATCCCTTGCTTTGCAAATTTGCTGATGGCGGTCCAAAGAAGCGACAGAACCAaggaaaatatgtgcaaaatggACGGGCCTGGCCCAGGAATGGAGATGTG GGTGGTATGGCCTTGACCTATGATCCCACCACAGCTCTTCAGAATGG GTTTTACCCAGCTCCTTATAACATCGCCCCCAACAGGATGCTTGCTCAGTCTGCACTCTCCCCATATCTTCCATCTCCTGTGTCTTCATATCAG AGAGTAACTCAGACATCTCCTGCGCAAGTACCCCCCCCATCTTGGATGCACCACCAGTCATACCTCGTGCAGCCTTCA GGTTCAGTTCTGACACCGGGGATGGATCACCCCATTTCTCTCCAGCCTGCCTCCATGATGGGACCTCTTGCCCAGCAGCTGGGCCACCTCTCCCTCAGCGGCACAGGCACG TACATGCCGGCGGCTGCTGCTTTGCAAGGAGCGTACATCTCCCAGTACACGCCTGTGCCGCCGGCCGGTGTCTCAGCCGAG GAGAGCAGCGGCCAGCAGAATCAGGCGACAGTGGATGCTCCCTCAGACCACGGGGTCTACTCTTTCCAGTTCAACAAGTAA
- the RBMS2 gene encoding RNA-binding motif, single-stranded-interacting protein 2 isoform X3, with product MVLIQNRYGKIVSTKAILDKSTNKCKGYGFVDFDSPSAAQKAVTALKASGVQAQMAKQQEQDPTNLYISNLPLSMDEQELEGMLKPFGQVISTRILRDTTGTSRGVGFARMESTEKCEAIITHFNGKYIKTPAGVPAPSDPLLCKFADGGPKKRQNQGKYVQNGRAWPRNGDVGGMALTYDPTTALQNGFYPAPYNIAPNRMLAQSALSPYLPSPVSSYQRVTQTSPAQVPPPSWMHHQSYLVQPSGSVLTPGMDHPISLQPASMMGPLAQQLGHLSLSGTGTYMPAAAALQGAYISQYTPVPPAGVSAEESSGQQNQATVDAPSDHGVYSFQFNK from the exons atGGTTCTCATACAAAATAG atATGGCAAGATTGTCTCCACTAAGGCCATACTGGACAAGAGTACAAACAAATGCAAAG GCTATGGCTTTGTGGACTTTGACAGTCCTTCGGCAGCACAGAAAGCTGTCACAGCACTGAAAGCCAGTGGGGTGCAGGCACAGATGGCAAAG CAACAGGAACAGGACCCCACAAATTTATACATATCAAACCTTCCACTATCAATGGATGAGCAAGAACTGGAGGGGATGCTGAAGCCCTTTGGCCAGGTTATCTCCACTCGAATCCTTCGAGATACCACTGGGACCAGCAGAGGGGTTGGCTTTGCAAG GATGGAGTCCACAGAGAAGTGTGAGGCCATCATCACCCActttaatggaaaatatattaagaCGCCTGCTGGAGTACCAG CCCCATCCGATCCCTTGCTTTGCAAATTTGCTGATGGCGGTCCAAAGAAGCGACAGAACCAaggaaaatatgtgcaaaatggACGGGCCTGGCCCAGGAATGGAGATGTG GGTGGTATGGCCTTGACCTATGATCCCACCACAGCTCTTCAGAATGG GTTTTACCCAGCTCCTTATAACATCGCCCCCAACAGGATGCTTGCTCAGTCTGCACTCTCCCCATATCTTCCATCTCCTGTGTCTTCATATCAG AGAGTAACTCAGACATCTCCTGCGCAAGTACCCCCCCCATCTTGGATGCACCACCAGTCATACCTCGTGCAGCCTTCA GGTTCAGTTCTGACACCGGGGATGGATCACCCCATTTCTCTCCAGCCTGCCTCCATGATGGGACCTCTTGCCCAGCAGCTGGGCCACCTCTCCCTCAGCGGCACAGGCACG TACATGCCGGCGGCTGCTGCTTTGCAAGGAGCGTACATCTCCCAGTACACGCCTGTGCCGCCGGCCGGTGTCTCAGCCGAG GAGAGCAGCGGCCAGCAGAATCAGGCGACAGTGGATGCTCCCTCAGACCACGGGGTCTACTCTTTCCAGTTCAACAAGTAA